The Hyphococcus flavus genome contains a region encoding:
- a CDS encoding cell division protein FtsX — MTQEESQAAETEGDAPQPRWQLFRNRAAPLLPEAGAAGAPLVAVITVMSFLAVLAMASLLMVNRAASEWTSELRSEITVQIKGANETEIAAGVSAALRVLEETEGVIEAEERGREETAALLEPWLGQGNASAFLNIPAIIEVKATPTLHDNLELLRNRLEAAAPGASLDDHSRWHDRLSNAARSGQAMAFGVFLLVMGAACAISIFAARAGLAANHEIVSVLHLVGATDDFIATEVQRRFFILGLRGAVLGLAAALLALGLTGMVMRSGLAADSFLPEFSVGGFMILWLLAAPVATCLVTALTARLTVLKTLSRQY, encoded by the coding sequence ATGACGCAGGAAGAATCGCAAGCGGCAGAAACCGAAGGCGATGCGCCGCAACCCCGCTGGCAACTGTTCCGCAACCGCGCAGCGCCTTTGCTGCCCGAAGCTGGCGCCGCTGGCGCGCCGCTGGTGGCGGTTATCACCGTCATGTCGTTTCTTGCAGTGCTCGCCATGGCTTCATTACTGATGGTCAATCGCGCAGCAAGCGAATGGACATCCGAATTACGGTCTGAAATTACCGTCCAAATCAAAGGCGCGAATGAAACCGAAATCGCCGCCGGGGTATCCGCCGCATTACGCGTCCTGGAAGAAACCGAGGGCGTCATTGAAGCCGAGGAACGTGGGCGCGAAGAGACCGCAGCGCTGCTTGAACCGTGGCTGGGGCAAGGAAACGCCAGCGCGTTTTTGAACATACCCGCCATTATCGAAGTTAAAGCCACGCCCACGCTTCACGACAATCTTGAGCTATTGCGCAACCGTCTGGAGGCAGCGGCGCCGGGCGCCAGTCTAGACGATCATTCCCGCTGGCATGATCGACTTTCAAACGCTGCCCGATCTGGTCAAGCCATGGCGTTCGGCGTTTTCCTGCTGGTGATGGGGGCGGCGTGCGCCATCTCAATTTTCGCGGCCCGCGCCGGGCTTGCCGCCAATCATGAGATTGTCTCCGTCCTTCACCTGGTGGGCGCAACTGATGATTTCATTGCAACGGAAGTTCAGCGGCGATTTTTCATACTGGGGTTACGCGGCGCGGTTCTGGGGCTTGCCGCCGCACTGCTGGCGCTAGGGCTTACAGGCATGGTCATGCGATCTGGGCTCGCGGCGGATTCATTCCTGCCGGAATTTTCAGTCGGCGGCTTCATGATTCTGTGGTTGCTCGCCGCCCCTGTCGCCACCTGCCTTGTCACGGCGCTCACCGCCCGCCTTACGGTTTTGAAAACATTAAGCCGCCAGTATTAA
- a CDS encoding DUF5658 family protein, whose protein sequence is MSGLVFTLASSKRRQKLSEEAAHSRASQLRRITACTFVIIYNFVGIADIVSTVIALEAGAGVEANPILNAMMTHMGEGWILAKLALQGLISFMVLWFPHWIVLAFFGVATAGNAWIVWNNFSIAGVV, encoded by the coding sequence TTGTCAGGCTTGGTTTTTACGCTCGCTTCATCGAAACGCCGCCAGAAGCTCTCCGAAGAGGCTGCGCATTCGCGCGCTTCTCAATTGCGGCGCATTACGGCCTGTACGTTCGTCATTATCTACAACTTTGTGGGGATCGCGGACATCGTTTCAACGGTAATCGCGCTAGAAGCAGGGGCCGGGGTCGAGGCCAATCCTATCCTCAATGCGATGATGACGCATATGGGCGAGGGGTGGATACTCGCCAAGCTTGCGCTGCAAGGATTGATCAGTTTCATGGTTCTGTGGTTTCCGCACTGGATCGTGCTTGCTTTTTTTGGCGTTGCGACCGCCGGAAACGCCTGGATCGTGTGGAACAATTTTTCGATCGCTGGCGTGGTTTAA
- the lysA gene encoding diaminopimelate decarboxylase, giving the protein MHHFDYRDGRLYAEGIDVAKLAGDIGTPFYVYSEATLRRHISVFSNAFSDTDILVAYSVKANSNLAILRILANEGAGADVVSGGELARALKAGIPPQKIVFSGVGKTEEEMRAALEAGIYQFNVESEPELDVLDALSLKLGKQAPVAIRANPDVAAGGHDKISTGRKEDKFGVAWADARRLYAKARAMKGVLIKGLDLHIGSQISELAPFEAAFRKAADLITDLRADGCAIERLDLGGGLGIPYGAGAVPPHPDEYAKLIKRVTAPLNVQLIFEPGRMIAGNAGILVTRVIYDKKGEARRFLIVDAAMNDLIRPALYDAHHDILPVAKHAEASDVTYDVVGPVCESSDFFAKARKLPEVAPGEYVAIMSAGAYGAVQASQYNSRPLVPEVLVNGDKYALIRRRPSLEDMLSLESNPEWLD; this is encoded by the coding sequence GTGCATCACTTCGATTATCGTGATGGCCGCCTTTATGCGGAAGGTATCGACGTCGCAAAACTGGCGGGCGACATTGGAACGCCTTTTTACGTCTATTCCGAAGCGACATTGCGCCGGCATATAAGCGTCTTTTCAAATGCGTTTTCCGACACCGACATTCTGGTCGCCTATTCCGTCAAAGCGAATTCAAATCTTGCCATCCTGCGCATTCTCGCAAACGAGGGGGCTGGCGCTGATGTAGTTTCCGGCGGCGAACTTGCCCGCGCCCTTAAAGCCGGCATTCCGCCGCAAAAGATTGTCTTTTCCGGTGTCGGAAAGACAGAAGAAGAAATGCGCGCCGCGCTGGAAGCTGGAATTTATCAATTCAACGTTGAATCGGAACCGGAACTTGACGTCCTGGATGCGCTTTCCTTGAAGCTTGGCAAACAGGCGCCTGTCGCCATTCGCGCCAACCCGGACGTCGCCGCGGGTGGTCATGATAAAATTTCCACCGGCCGAAAAGAAGACAAATTCGGCGTCGCCTGGGCTGACGCAAGACGTCTGTACGCAAAAGCGCGCGCCATGAAAGGCGTGCTCATCAAAGGGCTCGATTTACACATCGGGTCGCAAATTTCGGAACTCGCGCCGTTCGAAGCAGCGTTCCGTAAAGCCGCTGATCTTATTACGGATCTGCGTGCAGATGGTTGCGCCATTGAACGTCTTGACCTGGGCGGCGGGCTCGGCATTCCTTACGGCGCCGGCGCTGTTCCGCCGCATCCGGATGAATATGCGAAACTCATCAAACGAGTCACGGCGCCATTAAATGTTCAGTTGATCTTTGAGCCTGGCCGCATGATCGCCGGCAACGCAGGCATTCTTGTCACACGGGTAATCTATGACAAAAAAGGCGAAGCACGCCGGTTTCTGATTGTGGACGCTGCGATGAACGACCTTATTCGTCCGGCGCTTTATGACGCACATCACGATATCCTGCCCGTGGCAAAACATGCCGAGGCGTCTGACGTAACTTATGACGTCGTCGGACCAGTTTGCGAGTCCAGCGACTTTTTCGCCAAGGCGCGCAAGCTACCGGAAGTCGCACCCGGCGAATACGTTGCGATCATGTCCGCAGGCGCATACGGCGCGGTTCAGGCCTCGCAATATAATTCGCGCCCGCTTGTGCCGGAGGTGCTGGTCAACGGCGACAAATACGCTCTGATCCGCCGGCGCCCGTCGCTTGAAGATATGTTGTCCCTGGAATCAAATCCCGAGTGGCTTGATTAA
- a CDS encoding lysophospholipid acyltransferase family protein, with product MLLRIRSICFAAFIVFFVGFIGFFCLPAALFGRRAAQATVKSWSKTGLDALKLITGMTYRIEGAENIPTGGAIVAANHQSMWETIALVAILPRPVISLKQELLWVPVYGWWAKLAGHIPIDRKGGAKALRAFTRIAKERIDEGNQVIVFPEGTRIQPGQTSRFLPGAAGIYTTANAPCTPAAHDSGRFWTHPGIERKPGVVTLRFLPPIAPGLDRKTFLKELKAQIEAARPDLENTPLEKEKSVG from the coding sequence ATGTTACTACGCATACGGTCGATTTGTTTTGCCGCGTTTATAGTATTCTTTGTAGGGTTTATAGGTTTCTTTTGCTTGCCGGCAGCGCTGTTCGGGCGACGCGCCGCACAAGCAACAGTCAAATCCTGGTCAAAGACGGGGCTTGATGCTCTCAAGCTTATCACTGGCATGACATACAGGATTGAGGGGGCGGAAAACATTCCCACCGGCGGCGCAATCGTCGCTGCAAATCATCAATCCATGTGGGAAACAATCGCACTTGTAGCCATCCTGCCGCGACCGGTAATTTCATTGAAACAAGAGTTGCTGTGGGTCCCGGTTTACGGTTGGTGGGCAAAGCTGGCGGGCCATATTCCCATCGATCGGAAAGGAGGCGCCAAGGCATTGCGCGCGTTCACCCGCATTGCAAAGGAACGAATTGACGAGGGTAATCAGGTTATTGTTTTCCCTGAAGGAACCCGCATTCAACCCGGACAGACGTCGCGGTTTTTGCCCGGCGCTGCAGGAATATACACGACCGCCAATGCGCCATGCACGCCAGCCGCCCATGACAGCGGACGTTTCTGGACGCACCCAGGCATTGAACGCAAGCCAGGTGTTGTAACGCTGCGGTTTCTGCCGCCGATAGCGCCCGGCCTTGATCGCAAGACTTTTCTCAAGGAACTAAAGGCCCAAATCGAAGCAGCGCGGCCCGATCTGGAAAATACGCCGCTGGAAAAGGAGAAGTCCGTTGGCTGA
- a CDS encoding phosphoribosyltransferase: MRTLYTEQQIAERVDEMARQMAEDLPKDFLLAPVLTGAFIFAADLLRALYKYGSDPYVDFVQLSSYAGARSSSGVVTLLKDFSVDVEGKTVLLLDDVLDTGRSLHFGKGMVEDRGAAEVKTCVFVKKLTGHAEDIHCDYIGFEANADDFLVGYGMDDGGRMRGVPLLGAVN, from the coding sequence ATGCGCACGCTTTATACCGAACAACAGATCGCTGAACGCGTTGATGAGATGGCGCGTCAGATGGCGGAAGATTTGCCGAAAGACTTTCTCCTGGCGCCGGTTCTGACAGGCGCTTTTATTTTTGCGGCTGATTTATTGCGCGCGCTTTATAAATACGGAAGCGATCCTTATGTGGATTTTGTTCAGCTTTCCTCCTATGCGGGCGCGCGATCTTCTTCGGGCGTCGTGACGCTGCTGAAAGACTTTTCAGTAGATGTCGAAGGCAAAACAGTCTTGTTGCTGGATGATGTTCTCGACACTGGCCGATCACTTCATTTCGGTAAAGGCATGGTCGAGGATCGCGGCGCCGCTGAAGTGAAAACTTGTGTCTTCGTCAAAAAACTTACGGGGCATGCGGAAGATATTCATTGCGACTATATCGGATTCGAGGCGAACGCCGATGATTTCCTTGTTGGTTATGGCATGGACGATGGCGGGCGCATGCGCGGCGTGCCGCTTCTCGGTGCGGTGAATTAG
- a CDS encoding YdcF family protein, which yields MKSVLSVLTGIALLWVLGFAVFVWRLPAPTTENPKLADGVVVFTGGGGARISAAMSVFSDGAGERLLISGVHPDTSLARLSELWRGEADRFSCCVDLGHEALSTEGNANELAAWATSNKFSSIILVTSDYHMPRAIIATRAKMKNAIITPHPVASGYLDAKGRPASIKATGNLAGEYSKFLLAYAAALFA from the coding sequence GTGAAAAGCGTTCTATCCGTATTGACCGGCATTGCGCTGTTGTGGGTGCTGGGTTTCGCCGTTTTCGTATGGCGATTGCCCGCGCCTACTACTGAAAACCCGAAGCTAGCCGATGGCGTGGTCGTATTTACGGGCGGCGGCGGCGCACGCATATCAGCGGCGATGTCCGTCTTCTCAGATGGTGCTGGCGAGCGGCTTTTAATCTCCGGGGTTCATCCCGATACGTCATTAGCGAGACTGTCCGAGCTGTGGCGCGGCGAGGCTGACCGCTTTTCGTGTTGCGTCGATCTCGGTCATGAAGCCCTGTCCACAGAGGGCAACGCCAACGAGCTTGCTGCATGGGCGACAAGCAACAAATTCAGTTCCATTATTCTCGTCACATCCGACTATCACATGCCGCGGGCCATCATCGCGACGAGGGCGAAAATGAAAAACGCCATCATCACGCCACACCCCGTTGCGTCGGGCTATCTTGACGCTAAAGGCCGTCCGGCCTCAATCAAAGCGACCGGCAATCTTGCTGGAGAATATTCGAAATTCTTGCTCGCGTATGCGGCCGCGCTGTTCGCTTAA
- the lptM gene encoding LPS translocon maturation chaperone LptM, which produces MRAILVLAALVLAVSACGKKAPLRAPGEPQEETSAG; this is translated from the coding sequence ATGCGTGCTATCCTTGTTCTCGCCGCGCTTGTACTCGCTGTTTCTGCTTGCGGCAAGAAAGCGCCGTTACGCGCGCCAGGAGAACCACAAGAAGAAACCAGCGCTGGATAA
- the argH gene encoding argininosuccinate lyase: MSDKTEREENQMWGGRFSQGPAEIMEAINASIDIDKRLWREDIAGSKAHAAMLAAAGIISDEDARAILNGLDQIAGEIESGAFKFSRALEDIHMNIEARLKEIIGEPAGRLHTARSRNDQVATDFRLWCRRACDEAETALKTLMRALAVQAETHADAVMPGFTHLQTAQPVTFGHHLLAYVEMFSRDAGRFADARKRMNECPLGAAALAGTPFPIDRKTTANALGFDRPCANSLDAVSSRDFALELLSAAAITAMHLSRLAEEIVLWTSPQFGFASLSDAFSTGSSIMPQKRNPDAAELVRAKTGRIYGSLNSLLSVMKALPLAYAKDLQEDKAATFEAVDALALATAAMTGMIGDISINRDAMKDAAARGYSTATDLADWLVRELKTPFRDAHHITGRIVAIAESKSVRLDQLKLGDMQAVEKRITENVFSVLSVEASVASRKAYGGTAPENVKREASRWLAALTKEN; the protein is encoded by the coding sequence ATGTCAGATAAGACCGAAAGAGAAGAAAACCAAATGTGGGGCGGGCGATTTTCGCAAGGCCCCGCGGAAATCATGGAAGCGATCAATGCGTCCATCGATATCGATAAGCGGTTGTGGCGCGAGGATATCGCTGGTTCGAAGGCCCATGCGGCGATGCTGGCGGCGGCGGGGATTATTTCAGATGAAGACGCACGCGCAATCCTGAACGGGCTCGACCAGATCGCGGGTGAGATCGAAAGCGGCGCTTTCAAGTTCAGCCGCGCGCTTGAAGACATTCATATGAATATCGAGGCGCGTCTGAAAGAAATCATCGGCGAGCCGGCAGGCCGGCTTCACACGGCGCGCTCGCGCAACGACCAGGTAGCAACGGATTTCAGACTATGGTGCCGGCGCGCTTGTGACGAAGCTGAAACTGCGCTCAAGACCCTGATGCGAGCGCTTGCAGTACAAGCCGAAACGCATGCTGACGCGGTCATGCCCGGCTTTACCCATTTGCAAACGGCGCAGCCTGTGACCTTCGGTCATCACTTGCTGGCCTATGTTGAAATGTTTTCCCGCGATGCGGGCCGTTTCGCCGACGCGCGCAAGCGCATGAACGAATGTCCGCTCGGCGCGGCGGCTCTCGCCGGAACGCCATTTCCTATTGACCGGAAAACAACCGCAAACGCGCTAGGGTTTGACCGTCCCTGCGCGAACTCACTTGACGCAGTATCCTCGCGCGATTTTGCGCTTGAACTTTTATCCGCAGCAGCCATTACGGCTATGCATCTTTCGCGCCTTGCGGAAGAAATCGTGCTTTGGACGTCACCGCAATTTGGCTTTGCCTCTCTAAGCGATGCGTTCTCGACCGGCTCATCAATCATGCCGCAAAAACGCAACCCGGACGCCGCCGAACTTGTGCGTGCGAAAACCGGCCGCATCTATGGCTCGCTCAACAGCTTACTATCAGTGATGAAAGCACTGCCTCTCGCCTACGCCAAGGATCTGCAGGAAGACAAAGCCGCGACCTTCGAGGCGGTAGATGCGCTGGCGTTAGCGACAGCCGCTATGACTGGCATGATTGGCGACATTTCAATCAACCGCGACGCCATGAAAGACGCCGCCGCGCGTGGATACTCGACCGCGACAGACCTTGCTGACTGGCTCGTGCGCGAACTTAAAACGCCGTTCCGGGACGCCCATCATATCACCGGAAGGATCGTCGCCATCGCTGAAAGTAAATCAGTCAGGCTCGATCAATTGAAACTGGGCGACATGCAAGCCGTGGAAAAGCGCATCACTGAAAATGTGTTCTCCGTTCTTTCGGTCGAAGCTTCCGTCGCCTCGCGTAAAGCCTATGGCGGAACCGCGCCGGAAAATGTTAAGCGTGAAGCGAGCCGCTGGCTTGCGGCTCTGACAAAGGAGAATTGA
- a CDS encoding DUF4175 domain-containing protein — MTSELSQTQPKARRARRRLPGRAAVSLTRLVLFWERLWPAILPALFIPLILAIVSLFDLWAVLPVWLHWAALTLSGAGFAALLFRDLRSLRFPSRREAQTRLEEDGKVDHAALQALDDKPSASGDASSPLWQAHLADMRERAKKARLKNVRATAEASDPWGLRYTGLGVLVVALVASGGETHERLLAGMQPHNTGSAKLVADLWIEPPDYANKAPIYLLQSGQELSEQSAQVNAPEGSVLKAQLNGRGHASLSFQTEMNSTDAEFVRNGSAAKAELPIDASGLLKLSLGGRTAAWPIGVIADEAPSVAYTTPPARTDDGRLHLAITIEDDYAVASAELVLRLDPEQERPIDSPAFTPGSLDERRRIPLEGVTGASGERAATLDLQADPWAGLRVLAKVVVTDGAGQSGETETVAATLPERIFYNPVAKAVIEQRQHLAVASADWPRVARAFDAVTLAPDIFYDEKPKNYLMLRAAFWRVMRQDGENFDDAVEKFWPLALQLEDEALELARQRLEAAQEALRQALERGASDEEINRLVEEMRQAMNDYLNALAQSGQPMDGETQRNAQQLDQSDLDEMLNSIRDLSQQGADNAARQMLSDLENLLNNLRLSQSGQGSGSGQGEAGQSQEGQAAGQAGELIGRQRELADEAFERGRNPEATGDDLANREGALGGDLDELMDGLAADPSLDPNGDAARALGRARSAMREAEGALDAEQFGGASDAMERAIDNLRDGAEALAREQMRQAQQGQGQEGERGPGVDPLGRPAGDAPGEGVEVPGEGEAGRTRAVIEELRRRLGQPGRDDEEKEYLERLLERF; from the coding sequence ATGACGAGCGAGTTGAGCCAGACACAACCCAAAGCGCGCCGCGCGCGAAGACGTCTTCCCGGCAGGGCGGCCGTTTCTTTGACCCGCCTTGTCCTGTTTTGGGAACGGCTGTGGCCGGCAATTCTGCCCGCGCTTTTTATTCCGCTGATCCTCGCAATCGTCAGCCTGTTCGATTTGTGGGCTGTTCTCCCGGTCTGGCTGCATTGGGCTGCGTTAACATTAAGCGGCGCCGGCTTCGCGGCTCTCCTGTTTCGCGATCTTCGCTCACTCAGGTTTCCCTCGCGGCGCGAAGCGCAAACACGCCTTGAGGAAGACGGCAAGGTCGATCACGCAGCATTGCAGGCGCTTGATGACAAACCTTCCGCCAGTGGCGATGCTTCCTCACCCTTATGGCAGGCGCATCTCGCTGACATGCGCGAACGAGCAAAAAAAGCCAGACTGAAAAACGTAAGAGCAACCGCTGAGGCTAGCGACCCCTGGGGCTTGCGCTACACGGGGCTCGGCGTTCTGGTCGTCGCCTTGGTTGCGAGCGGCGGCGAAACGCACGAACGCCTCCTCGCGGGCATGCAACCACACAACACCGGTTCTGCGAAACTTGTCGCCGATCTCTGGATAGAACCGCCCGATTACGCCAACAAGGCGCCGATCTATCTGTTACAGTCCGGACAAGAGCTAAGCGAACAGTCAGCACAAGTGAATGCGCCTGAAGGGTCTGTTCTGAAGGCGCAACTCAACGGTCGTGGCCATGCATCGCTGTCATTTCAGACGGAAATGAATTCCACTGATGCGGAATTTGTTCGCAATGGCTCAGCCGCCAAAGCAGAACTGCCCATTGATGCTAGTGGACTTTTGAAGCTCTCCTTAGGCGGACGGACTGCCGCTTGGCCGATTGGCGTCATCGCCGATGAGGCGCCAAGTGTCGCCTACACAACCCCACCGGCGCGCACGGATGATGGGCGGTTGCATTTAGCCATAACGATTGAAGATGATTACGCCGTCGCCTCTGCGGAACTCGTATTGCGACTCGATCCGGAACAGGAGCGTCCGATTGACTCGCCAGCGTTCACGCCGGGCTCGCTCGACGAACGCCGCCGCATCCCGCTTGAGGGAGTCACCGGCGCCAGCGGAGAACGCGCCGCCACGCTTGATCTGCAGGCTGACCCATGGGCCGGGCTTCGCGTTCTCGCCAAAGTCGTTGTCACCGACGGGGCCGGGCAATCCGGCGAAACCGAAACCGTCGCGGCGACCTTGCCGGAACGCATATTTTACAATCCAGTTGCAAAGGCCGTCATTGAGCAGCGTCAACATTTAGCGGTTGCTTCCGCTGACTGGCCACGCGTTGCCCGCGCGTTCGACGCCGTCACGCTAGCGCCGGACATTTTTTATGACGAAAAGCCGAAAAACTATCTGATGCTGCGCGCGGCGTTCTGGCGGGTCATGCGACAGGACGGCGAAAATTTCGATGATGCAGTCGAAAAGTTTTGGCCTCTCGCCCTTCAGCTTGAAGATGAGGCCCTTGAACTGGCCAGACAACGCCTTGAAGCCGCGCAGGAAGCGTTGCGACAGGCGCTAGAACGCGGTGCGAGTGATGAGGAAATCAATCGCCTCGTGGAAGAAATGCGTCAGGCCATGAACGATTACCTGAACGCGCTTGCACAATCAGGCCAGCCTATGGATGGCGAGACGCAACGTAATGCGCAGCAGCTCGACCAATCCGATCTCGACGAGATGCTCAATTCTATTCGCGACCTTTCCCAGCAGGGCGCCGATAACGCCGCGCGGCAAATGTTGTCTGACCTTGAAAATCTGCTGAACAATCTGCGCCTGTCACAGAGCGGTCAGGGCAGCGGGTCCGGTCAGGGCGAGGCTGGGCAAAGCCAGGAAGGCCAGGCGGCCGGGCAAGCAGGAGAATTGATCGGAAGGCAGCGGGAACTTGCAGACGAAGCCTTTGAACGCGGGCGAAATCCGGAAGCAACGGGTGACGATCTTGCCAATCGTGAAGGCGCCCTTGGCGGCGACCTTGATGAACTCATGGATGGGCTAGCCGCTGATCCAAGTCTTGACCCGAATGGCGACGCCGCCCGCGCGCTTGGCCGCGCCCGCAGCGCCATGCGTGAAGCAGAAGGCGCATTAGACGCCGAACAGTTCGGCGGCGCCAGTGACGCTATGGAACGCGCTATCGACAATCTTCGCGACGGTGCAGAAGCGCTCGCTCGCGAACAAATGCGTCAGGCGCAGCAAGGACAAGGTCAAGAAGGTGAGCGCGGGCCTGGAGTTGACCCGCTAGGCCGCCCCGCCGGTGATGCGCCGGGTGAAGGTGTTGAAGTCCCCGGCGAAGGCGAAGCCGGCCGCACACGCGCGGTCATTGAAGAATTACGACGGCGTCTTGGTCAGCCCGGACGTGATGATGAAGAAAAAGAATATCTGGAACGGCTGTTAGAACGGTTCTAA
- the ftsE gene encoding cell division ATP-binding protein FtsE, which produces MRMESGKEIVCFENAGLAYEDAPETLSDVSMRLEEGEFRFLTGPSGAGKTTLLKMIYLAHRPTRGAFRLFGEDAMEAPREALPALRRRIGVVFQEFRLLDHLTAFENVALPMKVAGVNQNQYREDVSELLNWVGLGHRMGAKPATLSGGEKQRVALARALVSKPDLILADEPTGNVDPAMGERIMKLFVELNKLGAAVIVATHDLHLVQSIGKPVLRIADGKVTRSAGVGGAA; this is translated from the coding sequence ATGAGAATGGAATCCGGAAAAGAAATTGTGTGCTTCGAAAACGCCGGCCTTGCTTACGAGGATGCCCCGGAAACCCTCTCCGACGTCTCCATGAGGCTTGAGGAAGGAGAATTCCGCTTTCTTACCGGACCATCTGGCGCCGGCAAGACGACGCTGCTTAAAATGATTTATCTTGCGCACAGACCGACGCGCGGCGCCTTTCGCCTGTTCGGTGAGGACGCCATGGAGGCGCCCCGCGAAGCCTTGCCGGCTTTGCGAAGACGCATTGGCGTCGTCTTTCAGGAATTTCGACTCCTCGACCATCTCACCGCCTTTGAAAATGTCGCGCTCCCCATGAAAGTCGCGGGCGTTAACCAAAACCAATACCGCGAAGACGTAAGCGAACTCTTAAATTGGGTAGGATTGGGACACCGTATGGGCGCGAAACCGGCCACTTTGTCCGGTGGCGAGAAACAACGCGTGGCGCTGGCGCGCGCGCTCGTGTCAAAGCCAGACCTCATTCTTGCGGACGAGCCCACGGGCAATGTCGATCCGGCCATGGGCGAGCGCATTATGAAATTGTTCGTAGAGCTTAATAAATTGGGCGCCGCCGTTATTGTCGCGACCCATGACCTGCATCTTGTCCAGTCGATTGGTAAGCCTGTGTTAAGAATCGCTGACGGCAAAGTCACACGCAGCGCCGGGGTGGGAGGCGCTGCATGA